A stretch of Dioscorea cayenensis subsp. rotundata cultivar TDr96_F1 unplaced genomic scaffold, TDr96_F1_v2_PseudoChromosome.rev07_lg8_w22 25.fasta BLBR01000327.1, whole genome shotgun sequence DNA encodes these proteins:
- the LOC120254059 gene encoding flavone 3'-O-methyltransferase 1-like codes for MASFSSYAIVNNTVTEGTDEHALLQALQLVNSSILPMTFKTAVELNLFNIISAASPNPLSATEITTLLPSSTPSTPIMLDRILRLLSSYSIFTCSLSTDPISGATTHLYAAAPAVKYLAQNEDGFTLSTLGLLNQDKVLMESWDYLKDAVLNGGIPFNMAHGMTSFEYHGTDPRFNKLFNEAMKNHSGIIMKRILEKYRGFDDVKVLVDVGGGVGNTLAQVVAKHKHIKGINFDLPHVISEAPLIPGVEHVGGDMFSSIPKGDAILMKCVLHDWSDEDGLKILKNCWKTLPKNGKLISVESIRPTTPDNTNVTQYLSSLDMAMLAFNPGGKERTAQEFESMAKQIGFSSIKPKFSLTGVWLIELYK; via the exons ATGGCCTCCTTTTCCAGTTATGCCATCGTCAACAACACCGTCACTGAAGGTACCGACGAGCATGCATTGCTCCAAGCTCTGCAGCTCGTCAACTCCTCCATCCTCCCCATGACCTTCAAAACAGCCGTCGAACTCAACCTCTTCAACATCATCTCCGCCGCCTCACCCAACCCCCTCTCAGCCACCGAAATCACCACCCTCCTCCCTTCCTCCACTCCTTCAACCCCAATCATGCTTGACCGCATCCTCCGCCTCCTATCCAGCTACTCCATCTTCACCTGCTCTCTCTCCACCGATCCCATCTCCGGCGCCACCACCCACCTCTACGCCGCCGCCCCCGCCGTCAAATACCTCGCCCAAAACGAAGATGGTTTCACTCTATCCACTCTAGGCCTGTTGAACCAAGACAAGGTCCTAATGGAAAGCTGGGACTATCTTAAGGACGCGGTCCTTAATGGAGGGATACCCTTCAACATGGCTCACGGCATGACTTCGTTTGAGTATCATGGCACTGATCCAAGGTTCAACAAGCTGTTCAATGAAGCCATGAAGAACCATTCAGGTATCATAATGAAGAGGATTCTGGAGAAGTATAGAGGGTTTGATGATGTGAAGGTCCTTGTTGatgttggtggtggtgttggtAATACTCTTGCTCAGGTTGTTGCTAAGCATAAGCATATTAAGGGTATTAATTTTGATCTCCCTCATGTTATCTCTGAAGCCCCACTTATTCCTG GTGTGGAGCACGTCGGTGGAGATATGTTTAGTAGTATTCCAAAGGGAGATGCCATTTTGATGAAG TGTGTTCTACATGATTGGAGTGATGAGGATGGACTTAAAATACTGAAAAATTGCTGGAAAACTCTGCCTAAAAATGGAAAATTGATATCGGTAGAATCCATACGTCCGACGACTCCTGATAACACAAATGTAACACAATATTTGTCTAGTTTGGATATGGCCATGTTAGCATTTAATCCTGGCGGTAAAGAAAGAACTGCACAAGAGTTTGAATCAATGGCCAAACAGATTggtttttcttcaatcaaacctAAGTTCAGTTTAACCGGTGTTTGGCTTATTGAActctataaataa